The proteins below come from a single Thermopolyspora flexuosa genomic window:
- a CDS encoding GtrA family protein, with product MQLVRRLYERFSELVHEMAKFGTVGAAMFVLDWGCTNFLRYGLHLGPLTSKVIATVIAATCSYLLNRYWTWRHREKSGLAREYFLFFLLNGIGLLIALLVIGFVEYTLKLQTALAYNISIVLGNGLGTLFRFWSYKKWVFLPADMPPVDPHTGLPEAENSGHDESAAPAHLPAAEVRAAGRQPEAS from the coding sequence GTGCAACTGGTCCGACGGCTGTACGAGCGCTTCTCCGAACTCGTGCATGAGATGGCGAAGTTCGGCACGGTCGGAGCCGCGATGTTCGTCCTCGACTGGGGCTGCACGAACTTTCTGCGGTACGGCCTGCACCTGGGGCCGCTCACGTCCAAGGTGATCGCCACGGTCATCGCGGCGACCTGCTCGTACCTGCTCAACCGCTACTGGACCTGGCGGCACCGGGAGAAGTCCGGCCTGGCCCGCGAGTACTTCCTGTTCTTCCTGCTCAACGGCATCGGGCTGCTGATCGCGCTGCTCGTGATCGGCTTCGTGGAGTACACGCTCAAGCTGCAGACCGCGCTCGCCTACAACATCTCCATCGTGCTGGGGAACGGGCTCGGCACGCTGTTCCGCTTCTGGTCGTACAAGAAGTGGGTGTTCCTGCCCGCGGACATGCCGCCGGTCGACCCGCACACCGGCCTGCCCGAGGCCGAGAACTCGGGTCACGACGAGTCCGCGGCGCCCGCGCACCTGCCGGCGGCCGAGGTCCGCGCCGCGGGCAGGCAGCCCGAAGCCTCCTGA
- a CDS encoding ATP-binding protein, with translation MRRRLLSSTLVVAAIAVLLLGVPLGVVVSRLIYDEAVQELRAEATRLLGAMEYARMTGERPVTAQHLERDYPDRYIQIFVTGQEPVVAGTAPPEDRQITEEVQSESGVYVRVTRDGGQVEAEVRARLLFIVVLALAALAVAVGLAIVQSRRLVLPLQDLGAIAERLGSGDARPSRHRYGIPELDRVAEVLDRSATRISELLGREREFATDASHQLRTPLTGLTMRLEEIVAAADQPAVVREEGEAAIVQVERLTAVIDELLAAARRQRHAQAEPLEVDTILKQQMTEWEPAFRRAGRRLVLTGERGLSALATEGGLSQVISTLLENSLEHGAGTVTITTTSVERSIVIEVADEGPGVPDELAGRIFERNVSGGGGTGLGLTLARTLAVADGGRLELVRRCPAAFAVFLRPVGDRERYRVVSGPA, from the coding sequence GTGCGGCGGCGTCTGCTCTCCTCCACGCTGGTCGTCGCGGCCATAGCGGTGTTGCTCCTGGGGGTGCCCCTGGGGGTGGTGGTCAGCCGCCTCATCTATGACGAGGCCGTCCAGGAGCTGCGGGCCGAGGCGACGCGACTGCTCGGGGCGATGGAGTATGCCCGCATGACCGGGGAGCGCCCGGTCACGGCGCAGCATCTGGAGCGGGACTACCCCGACCGCTACATCCAGATCTTCGTCACCGGGCAGGAACCGGTCGTCGCCGGTACGGCTCCGCCCGAGGACCGCCAGATCACCGAGGAGGTGCAGTCCGAGAGCGGGGTCTACGTCCGGGTGACCCGGGACGGCGGCCAGGTCGAGGCCGAGGTGCGGGCACGCCTGCTGTTCATCGTGGTGCTCGCGCTCGCGGCGCTCGCCGTCGCCGTCGGGCTGGCGATCGTGCAGTCGCGCCGTCTCGTGCTGCCGCTGCAGGACCTGGGCGCGATCGCGGAGCGGCTCGGCTCCGGCGACGCCCGGCCCAGCAGGCACCGCTACGGCATCCCGGAGCTGGACCGGGTGGCGGAGGTGCTCGACCGCAGTGCGACGCGCATCTCCGAGCTGCTCGGCAGGGAGCGGGAGTTCGCCACCGACGCGTCCCACCAGCTCCGCACCCCGCTGACCGGGCTGACCATGCGCCTGGAGGAGATCGTCGCCGCCGCCGACCAGCCCGCCGTGGTCCGGGAGGAGGGCGAGGCCGCGATCGTGCAGGTCGAGCGGCTCACCGCCGTGATCGACGAGCTGCTCGCCGCCGCCCGGCGGCAGCGCCACGCGCAGGCCGAGCCGCTTGAGGTGGACACCATCCTTAAGCAGCAGATGACCGAGTGGGAGCCCGCCTTCCGCAGGGCCGGGCGCAGGCTCGTGCTCACGGGTGAGCGCGGGCTGAGCGCGCTCGCCACCGAGGGCGGCCTCAGCCAGGTCATCTCCACCCTGCTGGAGAACTCCCTCGAGCACGGCGCCGGAACGGTCACGATCACCACGACGAGTGTGGAGCGTTCCATCGTGATCGAGGTCGCCGACGAGGGACCCGGCGTGCCGGACGAGCTCGCCGGCCGCATCTTCGAGCGCAACGTCAGCGGCGGCGGCGGCACCGGTCTCGGCCTCACCCTCGCCCGCACCCTGGCGGTCGCCGACGGGGGACGCCTGGAGCTGGTACGGCGTTGCCCCGCGGCCTTCGCCGTCTTCCTGCGCCCGGTGGGCGACCGGGAGCGCTACCGCGTGGTCAGCGGCCCGGCCTGA
- a CDS encoding response regulator transcription factor, producing the protein MTCVLLAEDDTSISEPLARALRREGYQVEVSPDGPQALERALSGGVDLIVLDLGLPEMDGLEVARRLRAEGHGTPVLILTARVDEVDTVVGLDAGADDYVTKPFRLAELLARVRALLRRGTSETPVVQGVRIDADSRRAWLGDKELHLTTKEFDLLRVLVRDAGKVVTREQIMREVWDTNWWGSTKTLDMHISWLRRKLGDDAAKPRYITTVRGVGFRFERD; encoded by the coding sequence ATGACCTGCGTACTTCTCGCCGAGGACGACACCTCGATCTCTGAGCCGTTGGCGCGTGCACTGCGCCGTGAGGGCTATCAGGTGGAGGTGAGCCCCGACGGCCCGCAGGCCCTGGAGAGGGCTCTGTCCGGTGGCGTCGATCTCATCGTTCTGGACCTGGGGCTGCCGGAGATGGACGGGCTTGAGGTCGCCCGCCGCCTCCGCGCCGAGGGTCACGGCACGCCCGTGCTCATCCTGACCGCACGGGTCGACGAGGTGGACACCGTGGTCGGTCTCGACGCCGGGGCCGACGACTACGTCACCAAACCGTTCCGTCTCGCCGAGCTGCTCGCCCGGGTACGGGCGCTGCTCCGGCGCGGCACCTCCGAGACGCCCGTCGTGCAGGGAGTGCGCATCGACGCCGACTCCCGCAGGGCCTGGCTGGGCGACAAGGAGCTGCACCTCACCACCAAGGAATTCGACCTGCTGCGCGTGCTCGTGCGGGACGCCGGCAAGGTCGTGACGCGGGAACAGATCATGCGGGAGGTGTGGGACACGAACTGGTGGGGTTCCACCAAGACGCTCGACATGCACATCTCCTGGCTCCGCCGCAAGCTCGGTGACGACGCGGCGAAGCCCAGGTACATCACGACCGTCCGGGGAGTCGGTTTCCGGTTCGAGCGTGACTAG
- the bfr gene encoding bacterioferritin, with protein sequence MQGDPEIITLLNEQLTSELTAINQYFLHAKMQENWGYTRLAAYTRAESIDEMRHAERLTDRILFLEGLPNYQKLNTLHIGQTVPEQIRADLDLELGVVDRLRSGIRIMREKGDITSARIFEDILEDEERHIDYLETELELVESLGERLYLQRYAEPRSADDD encoded by the coding sequence ATGCAGGGCGACCCGGAGATCATCACACTGCTCAACGAGCAGCTCACCTCGGAGCTGACCGCGATCAACCAGTACTTCCTGCACGCGAAGATGCAGGAGAACTGGGGCTACACGCGCCTTGCCGCCTACACGCGGGCCGAGTCGATCGACGAGATGCGCCACGCCGAGCGGCTCACCGACCGCATCCTGTTCCTCGAGGGCCTGCCGAACTACCAGAAGCTCAACACCCTGCACATCGGCCAGACCGTGCCCGAGCAGATCCGGGCCGACCTCGACCTGGAGCTCGGCGTCGTCGACCGGCTGCGCAGCGGCATCCGCATCATGCGCGAGAAGGGAGACATCACCTCCGCGCGGATCTTCGAGGACATCCTCGAGGACGAGGAGCGGCACATCGACTACCTCGAGACCGAGCTGGAGCTGGTCGAGAGCCTCGGCGAGCGGCTGTACCTCCAGCGGTACGCCGAGCCCCGTTCGGCGGACGACGACTAG
- a CDS encoding (2Fe-2S)-binding protein yields the protein MYACVCRAVTESEINECIAAGAKSAKQIRDATGAGSDCAICIRRICAMLKRNTELAAAS from the coding sequence ATGTACGCCTGCGTCTGCCGAGCCGTGACCGAGAGCGAGATCAACGAGTGCATCGCGGCCGGCGCGAAGAGCGCGAAGCAGATTCGCGACGCCACCGGCGCGGGAAGTGACTGTGCGATCTGCATACGGAGAATATGCGCGATGTTGAAGCGCAACACGGAGTTGGCGGCCGCGTCCTAG
- a CDS encoding S-(hydroxymethyl)mycothiol dehydrogenase, with protein sequence MPYEVQGVVARAKGEPVRVERVHVPDPGPGEAVVNIQACGVCHTDLHYREGGITDDFPFLLGHEAAGTVEAVGPDVTTVQPGDYVILNWRAVCGNCRACLRGRPWYCFATHNAKQKMTLEDGTELTPALGIGAFIEKTLVAAGQCTKVDPAARPAVAGLLGCGVMAGIGAAINTGGVTRGDSVAVIGCGGVGDAAILGSSLAGAAKIIAVDVDDRKLEWAKRFGATHTINSTKTDPVEAIRELTGGFGADVVIEAVGRPETYKQAFYARDLAGTVVLVGVPTPEMTIELPLLDVFGRGGALKSSWYGDCLPSRDFPMLIDLYLQGRLDLEGFVTETIRLDQVEEAFAKMHRGEVLRSVVEL encoded by the coding sequence ATGCCGTACGAGGTGCAAGGTGTGGTCGCCAGGGCCAAGGGCGAGCCGGTGCGCGTGGAGCGCGTCCACGTGCCGGACCCGGGCCCGGGCGAGGCGGTGGTGAACATCCAGGCCTGCGGCGTCTGCCACACCGACCTGCACTACCGCGAGGGCGGGATCACCGACGACTTCCCGTTCCTGCTCGGCCACGAGGCGGCCGGTACGGTCGAGGCGGTCGGCCCGGACGTGACCACGGTGCAGCCGGGCGACTACGTCATCCTCAACTGGCGCGCGGTGTGCGGCAACTGCCGTGCCTGCCTGCGCGGGCGGCCCTGGTACTGCTTCGCCACGCACAACGCGAAGCAGAAGATGACGCTCGAGGACGGGACCGAGCTCACCCCGGCGCTCGGCATCGGCGCGTTCATCGAGAAGACGCTGGTCGCCGCCGGGCAGTGCACGAAGGTCGACCCGGCCGCGCGCCCGGCCGTGGCCGGCCTGCTCGGCTGCGGCGTGATGGCCGGCATCGGCGCGGCGATCAACACCGGCGGGGTGACCCGCGGCGACTCGGTGGCGGTGATCGGCTGCGGCGGCGTGGGCGACGCGGCGATCCTCGGCTCGTCCCTCGCCGGCGCGGCGAAGATCATCGCGGTGGACGTGGACGACCGCAAGCTCGAGTGGGCGAAGCGGTTCGGCGCCACGCACACGATCAACTCCACCAAGACCGACCCGGTCGAGGCGATCCGCGAGCTCACCGGCGGGTTCGGCGCCGACGTCGTGATCGAGGCGGTGGGCCGTCCGGAGACCTACAAGCAGGCGTTCTACGCCCGCGACCTCGCGGGCACCGTGGTGCTCGTCGGCGTGCCCACCCCGGAGATGACGATCGAGCTGCCGCTGCTCGACGTGTTCGGCCGGGGCGGCGCGCTGAAGTCCTCCTGGTACGGCGACTGCCTGCCGTCGCGGGACTTCCCCATGCTCATCGACCTCTACCTGCAGGGCCGGCTCGACCTCGAGGGGTTCGTGACCGAGACGATCCGGCTCGACCAGGTGGAGGAGGCCTTCGCCAAGATGCACCGCGGCGAGGTGCTGCGGTCGGTGGTCGAGCTCTGA
- a CDS encoding adenylate/guanylate cyclase domain-containing protein, with translation MNEVPAKRPTAEDIERVFLGPPARHTRHQVAAAAGVPSELAARIWRALGFAAPADDAIAFSDADVAALRRIGVLLEEGLLDEKIVIRMARALGQTTARLAQWQTEIVLDHLADTGEPVADADIARLLQTAERLLPDFEKLLVHVWRVQLAAAVNRLLAHDELAGGTPSPRVTLAVGFADLVSFTRYSRELDESALTELVEGFEARASDVIAARGGRLVKALGDEVLFTAQDPPAAAAIALELADAVRERHDGPDVRVGLAYGPILPVMGDVFGPTVNLAARLTAIARPGTIIIDTGMAEGLAGVPGLEICKIRRRPARGFGVIQPYVLRAVPADREQAGETGEQPAQASARQAR, from the coding sequence ATGAATGAGGTTCCGGCGAAGCGGCCGACGGCGGAGGACATTGAGCGCGTGTTCCTCGGTCCACCCGCTCGCCACACCCGGCACCAGGTCGCCGCGGCGGCCGGGGTGCCGTCGGAGCTGGCCGCCCGCATCTGGCGCGCGCTGGGGTTCGCCGCCCCCGCGGACGACGCGATCGCGTTCAGCGACGCCGACGTCGCCGCGCTGCGCCGCATCGGCGTGCTGCTCGAGGAGGGCCTGCTCGACGAGAAGATCGTGATCCGCATGGCCCGGGCGCTCGGGCAGACCACCGCGCGGCTCGCCCAATGGCAGACCGAGATCGTCCTCGACCACCTCGCCGACACCGGCGAGCCGGTCGCCGACGCGGACATCGCCCGGCTCCTGCAGACGGCCGAACGGCTGCTGCCGGACTTCGAGAAGCTCCTCGTGCACGTCTGGCGGGTGCAGCTCGCCGCGGCCGTCAACCGCCTCCTCGCCCACGACGAGCTCGCGGGCGGCACGCCGTCCCCGCGCGTCACCCTCGCGGTGGGCTTCGCCGACCTGGTCTCGTTCACCCGCTACTCGCGGGAGCTCGACGAGTCGGCGCTCACCGAGCTGGTGGAGGGCTTCGAGGCCCGCGCCTCGGACGTGATCGCGGCGCGGGGCGGGCGGCTGGTGAAGGCGCTCGGCGACGAGGTGCTGTTCACCGCCCAGGACCCGCCGGCCGCGGCGGCGATCGCGCTGGAGCTCGCCGACGCGGTGCGGGAGCGGCACGACGGGCCGGACGTCCGGGTCGGCCTCGCCTACGGCCCGATCCTGCCCGTGATGGGCGACGTCTTCGGCCCCACGGTGAACCTGGCGGCGCGGCTCACCGCGATCGCCCGGCCAGGAACGATCATCATCGACACCGGCATGGCGGAGGGGCTTGCCGGCGTGCCCGGCCTGGAGATCTGCAAGATCAGGCGCAGGCCGGCCCGTGGCTTCGGGGTGATCCAGCCGTACGTCCTGCGGGCCGTACCGGCGGATCGGGAACAAGCGGGGGAGACCGGCGAACAGCCGGCACAGGCGTCGGCGAGACAGGCACGGTGA